A DNA window from Aestuariispira ectoiniformans contains the following coding sequences:
- a CDS encoding NAD(P)/FAD-dependent oxidoreductase, which produces MLTISDKSPIRFQDHLPQAVDVVVIGGGVIGVSTALYLAERGQSVLLCEKGRIAGEQSSRNWGWIRQQGRDEDELPIMMESLTLWQDLAQRVGEDIGFTQRGIYYLADDEKALADHEAWVAIAKQHQLDSHIISGAELDKRLDSGKPGQFAGALVTPSDGRAEPSLAVPALARLAQKSGVTVRENCAARVVETTNGAVSAVVTEDGPVQCQAVLCAGGAWSSLFLRNLGISLPQLAVKSCVARTTAAGKIFDGNASASNLSFRPRLDGGYTVALGDTQEHFISADSFRYFFDFMPVMKESFGGMKLRLAGSETPFWMGNRRWSGTEKTPFEETRVLNPQASPAMIAALKKRLAERLPALADVDIAETWAGMIDAMPDVVPVMDKAPGIEGLFIGTGFSGHGFGIGPGAGKVLADMIQGRDSGYNLSRFRFSRFTDGSKLKLGPAL; this is translated from the coding sequence ATGCTTACCATCAGTGACAAATCGCCGATCCGGTTTCAGGATCACCTGCCGCAGGCCGTTGACGTCGTGGTTATCGGCGGTGGCGTGATCGGTGTATCGACCGCGCTGTATCTGGCGGAACGCGGGCAATCGGTCTTGTTATGCGAGAAGGGCCGCATTGCCGGTGAACAGTCCAGCCGCAACTGGGGCTGGATTCGCCAGCAGGGCCGCGACGAAGACGAACTGCCGATCATGATGGAAAGTCTCACCCTGTGGCAGGATCTGGCGCAGCGCGTCGGCGAGGATATCGGCTTTACCCAGCGGGGCATCTATTATCTGGCCGACGATGAAAAGGCGCTGGCGGACCATGAGGCCTGGGTAGCAATTGCCAAACAGCACCAGTTGGACAGCCATATCATTTCCGGTGCGGAACTTGACAAGCGACTGGATAGCGGCAAGCCGGGCCAATTCGCCGGGGCGCTTGTGACGCCCAGCGATGGCCGGGCGGAACCCAGTCTCGCCGTGCCGGCACTGGCGCGTTTGGCGCAGAAATCAGGGGTAACAGTCCGTGAAAACTGTGCGGCCCGCGTGGTGGAAACCACCAACGGGGCGGTGTCTGCCGTGGTGACCGAAGACGGTCCGGTTCAATGCCAGGCGGTGCTTTGCGCAGGCGGGGCGTGGTCGTCGCTGTTCCTGCGGAACCTGGGGATTTCCCTGCCGCAACTGGCGGTGAAATCCTGCGTGGCGCGGACGACGGCGGCGGGCAAAATCTTTGACGGGAATGCCTCGGCGAGCAACCTGTCCTTCCGGCCGCGTCTGGACGGGGGGTATACCGTGGCGCTGGGCGATACCCAGGAGCATTTCATCAGTGCTGACAGCTTCCGCTATTTCTTCGACTTCATGCCGGTGATGAAAGAAAGCTTCGGCGGCATGAAACTGCGTCTGGCGGGCAGTGAGACCCCGTTCTGGATGGGCAACCGCCGCTGGTCGGGCACGGAGAAAACACCGTTTGAGGAAACCCGCGTCCTGAACCCGCAGGCCAGTCCGGCGATGATTGCGGCGCTGAAAAAGCGGCTGGCGGAACGTCTGCCTGCCCTGGCGGATGTGGATATCGCCGAGACCTGGGCCGGGATGATCGACGCCATGCCCGATGTGGTGCCGGTGATGGACAAGGCGCCGGGCATCGAGGGCCTGTTTATCGGAACGGGGTTCAGCGGCCATGGTTTCGGCATCGGCCCCGGCGCGGGCAAGGTGCTGGCGGATATGATACAGGGACGGGACAGTGGCTATAATCTCAGCCGGTTCCGCTTTTCCCGCTTTACCGATGGCAGCAAGCTGAAACTTGGCCCCGCGCTCTGA
- a CDS encoding TM2 domain-containing protein, producing MSESDDHRIFEPRPRRSRRAWASSPWTLAIAYGLLVLVGAFGIHNFYLRRPIYGACQLIACLLGLLMVNLGWGLTGGVVLMGVVLSLAWDMLTIPKVLLDRQ from the coding sequence ATGAGCGAAAGTGACGATCATCGGATTTTCGAACCCAGGCCCCGCCGGTCCAGGCGGGCGTGGGCCTCTTCACCCTGGACCCTGGCAATTGCCTATGGATTGCTGGTTCTGGTGGGGGCGTTCGGAATCCATAATTTCTATCTGCGCAGGCCGATTTACGGGGCCTGCCAATTGATTGCCTGTCTGCTTGGCCTCCTGATGGTGAATCTGGGCTGGGGATTGACCGGGGGTGTCGTGTTGATGGGCGTTGTCCTGTCCCTTGCCTGGGATATGCTGACCATCCCGAAAGTGTTGCTGGACCGGCAATGA
- a CDS encoding pimeloyl-ACP methyl esterase BioG family protein: MQVGWLKQTADASGIIVIFGGWAVGSGVFSHLQGDQDLLFVDDYRTLDSDLPDLSAYSQRTAVAWSFGVAAFAHWLAGRPDIFNRKVAITGSLSPVDRRMGIPPVVFERTVKGLTEESYQGFLALCFGEAQPRQDIDVDARRAELEAVRDRGSAPDTQFDRIWISRNDRIFPAANLTRSWEAQADRVLTVDAPHVPFPLWHHWNEVLGVS; encoded by the coding sequence ATGCAGGTCGGATGGCTGAAACAAACCGCTGATGCCAGTGGGATCATCGTGATCTTCGGGGGCTGGGCCGTCGGGTCCGGCGTCTTCTCGCATCTCCAAGGCGATCAGGACCTGCTGTTTGTTGACGATTACCGCACTCTGGACAGCGACCTGCCCGACCTGTCTGCCTACAGCCAACGCACCGCAGTCGCCTGGTCGTTCGGCGTTGCCGCCTTTGCGCATTGGCTGGCCGGTCGGCCCGATATTTTCAACCGCAAAGTCGCCATCACGGGCAGCCTGTCCCCGGTGGACCGGCGGATGGGCATTCCACCGGTCGTGTTCGAACGAACCGTCAAAGGCCTCACGGAAGAAAGCTATCAGGGCTTCCTTGCCCTTTGTTTTGGTGAGGCACAGCCCCGCCAGGACATCGACGTCGATGCACGCCGGGCGGAACTGGAGGCCGTGCGTGATCGAGGCTCCGCCCCCGATACACAATTCGACCGCATCTGGATCAGCCGCAATGACCGTATCTTCCCCGCGGCAAATCTGACACGAAGCTGGGAAGCACAGGCAGACCGTGTCCTGACGGTTGACGCCCCACATGTGCCCTTTCCCCTGTGGCATCACTGGAATGAAGTCCTGGGTGTATCGTGA
- the bioC gene encoding malonyl-ACP O-methyltransferase BioC yields the protein MTDSKMNSFSKVQQSFRRSLGNYHQNALIQQGIAVELVALLAAAPPQRLFNRVFEFGAGTGFLTQSLLKTFTIKALTLNDIVSESRDRLLAGAADQVKSLNFIEGAIETCELPSNQDLIASASVVQWIGDHHALLARLTQQLNAGGWLAMSGFGHDHFHELRALGSEAAAPGYRDADEWEGLLPDGLELVHAHQDRHVLYFDTALDLLRHLRDTGVNALANQSWSRRRLTQFEADYRSRFCVDGKLTLTYCPVWVIARKQ from the coding sequence GTGACTGACAGCAAAATGAACAGCTTCAGCAAGGTGCAACAGAGCTTCCGGCGCAGTCTGGGCAATTACCATCAAAATGCCCTGATACAGCAAGGCATCGCCGTAGAGCTTGTCGCCCTGTTGGCGGCGGCACCCCCCCAACGGCTGTTCAACCGCGTCTTCGAGTTCGGTGCGGGAACCGGCTTCCTGACGCAAAGCCTGCTCAAGACTTTCACGATCAAGGCGTTGACCCTGAACGATATCGTTTCAGAATCCCGGGATCGCCTGCTTGCCGGCGCGGCTGACCAGGTGAAAAGCCTGAATTTTATCGAAGGCGCGATAGAAACATGCGAGTTGCCCTCAAATCAGGACCTGATCGCCTCTGCCTCCGTCGTGCAATGGATTGGCGATCATCACGCCTTGCTAGCACGCCTGACCCAACAGCTTAACGCAGGCGGCTGGCTGGCCATGAGCGGCTTCGGCCATGACCACTTCCACGAACTGCGCGCCCTGGGGTCAGAGGCCGCCGCCCCCGGATATCGCGACGCAGATGAATGGGAAGGCCTGCTGCCCGACGGTCTTGAGCTGGTCCACGCCCATCAGGACCGGCATGTCCTCTATTTTGACACGGCGCTGGACCTGCTCAGGCATCTCCGCGATACCGGCGTAAACGCCCTTGCCAACCAGTCCTGGAGCCGCCGTCGCCTGACACAATTCGAAGCAGATTATCGCAGCCGGTTTTGCGTAGACGGCAAACTGACACTAACCTATTGTCCTGTCTGGGTAATCGCCAGAAAGCAATAA